The following coding sequences are from one Phycisphaeraceae bacterium window:
- a CDS encoding L,D-transpeptidase family protein yields the protein MVLSSQSPRPGMDRLYRVSGRRRGGGGKRWLALLLVIVLVAGLVYVLGGFGDGSPESAQADSGAGTNPNTTISRPVESLSTPTIRFESGSGAVATTTRPAQAAVNSATRPGRDPAQADEAMAPVGSEELERSAEQLVAQQAQSSRVQTWAQVDASLDASVQRGAELISQGQLVEARRVMSGALYGGDMPAKPIADALRAQLADVNAALVFSDQVAPGDDLAERYRIQSGDYLSRIGPRFDIPYQLIERINGVDANRIRAGQYLKVLRGPLHARVVRSHYVMDVFGKDPQGGAIHVISFPVGLGENDSTPDGLWVVEPGRKVVNPDWRNPRTGEYYQRDDPRNPIGNYWIALEGADANTAGKRGYGIHGTIEPESIGSQASMGCVRLLDEDIELVYFMLASGESTVEIRE from the coding sequence ATGGTTCTTTCATCACAATCACCTCGGCCGGGGATGGACCGGCTGTATCGGGTTTCGGGTCGTCGCCGAGGCGGGGGCGGGAAGCGTTGGTTGGCGTTGCTGCTGGTGATTGTTCTGGTTGCTGGGCTGGTGTACGTCTTGGGTGGGTTTGGTGATGGGTCGCCGGAGTCGGCTCAAGCGGACTCGGGCGCGGGGACTAATCCCAATACAACGATCTCGCGTCCCGTCGAGAGCCTGAGCACGCCGACGATCCGGTTCGAGTCGGGGTCGGGTGCTGTGGCGACGACTACTCGTCCGGCGCAGGCTGCCGTGAACTCGGCAACGCGGCCGGGTCGTGATCCAGCACAGGCTGATGAGGCGATGGCGCCCGTGGGCTCGGAAGAGCTTGAGCGATCAGCGGAGCAACTGGTGGCGCAGCAGGCGCAGAGCTCTCGGGTCCAAACCTGGGCGCAGGTCGATGCTTCATTGGACGCTTCGGTGCAGCGTGGTGCGGAGTTGATCTCGCAGGGCCAGCTGGTTGAGGCGCGGCGGGTGATGAGCGGGGCACTGTATGGCGGTGATATGCCGGCGAAGCCGATTGCGGATGCGCTGCGGGCGCAGCTGGCGGACGTGAACGCGGCGCTGGTGTTTTCCGATCAGGTCGCGCCCGGTGATGATCTCGCCGAGCGGTACCGGATCCAGTCGGGGGATTATCTGTCACGGATCGGCCCACGGTTTGATATCCCGTATCAGCTCATCGAGCGGATCAACGGCGTGGACGCGAATCGCATCCGTGCGGGTCAATATCTCAAGGTTTTGCGGGGCCCGCTGCACGCTCGCGTGGTGCGGAGTCATTATGTGATGGACGTGTTTGGCAAGGACCCGCAGGGCGGGGCGATCCACGTGATCTCGTTCCCGGTGGGGCTCGGTGAGAACGATTCGACGCCCGATGGGCTGTGGGTGGTCGAGCCTGGGCGCAAGGTGGTCAACCCGGACTGGCGGAACCCGCGGACGGGTGAGTACTACCAGCGGGATGACCCGCGCAACCCCATCGGCAACTACTGGATCGCGCTGGAGGGAGCGGACGCGAACACCGCGGGCAAGCGCGGCTACGGCATCCACGGCACCATCGAGCCCGAGTCGATCGGCTCGCAGGCGTCAATGGGCTGCGTGCGGCTGCTGGATGAGGACATCGAGCTGGTCTACTTTATGCTGGCGTCGGGCGAGAGCACGGTGGAGATCCGGGAGTAG
- a CDS encoding replication-associated recombination protein A, with protein MERSKSSDDLWSDQRAERRRAAEPLAARMRPRSLGEFVGQEHFLGEGKLLRRLLEADRLSSALFCGPPGTGKTSLATLLAAHTKRRFEQTNATTVGVKQVREILDRARSHLELHGQRTILFLDEIHRFNRAQQDVLLGDVESGVITLIGATTENPFFAVNAPLVSRSHVFEFQPLDEVAIETLLRRVLEDVERGFGGLPIELTPEAVEHWAMASDGDARRVLTALEVAVLSEGVVKGAETLVIDLALAEQSIQQKAVVYDGTGDEHYDTISAFIKSMRGSDPDAAVYWLARMLHAGEDPMFIARRIAILASEDVGNADPQAIQVAAAAYEITHRVGMPECQLTLAQAAIYMATAPKSNASATAIWSAMSDAKAQRTQPVPKHLKDGHYAGAKKLGRGVGYRYAHDDAEGHVAQAYLGVDKTYYTPTNRGYEERIGRFLAWVASRSVPGVDEGEVSESGGGGATLSGGGAGSVTSPNQEEGDTPSPA; from the coding sequence ATGGAACGGAGCAAGAGCTCGGACGATTTGTGGTCGGATCAGCGGGCGGAGCGTCGGCGGGCGGCGGAGCCGTTGGCGGCGCGGATGCGTCCGCGATCATTGGGGGAGTTTGTGGGGCAGGAGCACTTTCTGGGTGAGGGGAAGCTGCTGCGGCGGTTGCTGGAGGCGGATCGTTTGTCGTCGGCGCTGTTTTGTGGGCCGCCCGGCACGGGGAAGACGAGTCTGGCGACGCTGCTGGCGGCGCATACCAAGCGCCGGTTTGAGCAGACGAACGCGACGACGGTGGGCGTGAAGCAGGTTCGAGAGATCCTGGATCGTGCGCGGAGCCATCTGGAGTTGCATGGTCAGCGGACGATTCTGTTTTTGGATGAGATCCATCGGTTTAATCGGGCGCAGCAGGATGTGCTGCTGGGGGATGTGGAGTCGGGGGTGATCACGCTGATCGGGGCGACGACGGAGAACCCGTTTTTTGCGGTCAATGCCCCGCTGGTGAGCCGGTCGCATGTGTTCGAGTTTCAGCCGTTGGATGAGGTGGCGATCGAGACGCTGCTGCGTCGGGTCTTAGAAGATGTGGAGCGTGGGTTTGGTGGGCTGCCGATCGAGTTGACGCCCGAGGCGGTGGAGCACTGGGCGATGGCGTCGGATGGGGACGCGAGGCGGGTGCTGACGGCGTTGGAGGTCGCGGTTCTCAGCGAAGGGGTGGTGAAGGGGGCTGAGACGCTGGTGATCGATCTGGCGCTGGCCGAGCAGTCGATCCAGCAGAAGGCGGTCGTTTATGACGGGACGGGGGATGAGCATTACGACACGATCTCGGCGTTCATCAAGTCGATGCGGGGCTCTGACCCGGATGCGGCGGTGTATTGGCTGGCGCGGATGCTTCATGCAGGGGAGGACCCGATGTTCATTGCCCGGCGGATCGCGATCCTGGCCTCTGAGGACGTGGGTAATGCGGACCCGCAGGCGATTCAGGTGGCGGCAGCGGCCTATGAGATCACGCACAGAGTTGGGATGCCGGAGTGCCAACTGACGCTGGCGCAGGCGGCCATTTATATGGCGACGGCCCCGAAGTCGAATGCCTCGGCGACGGCGATCTGGTCGGCGATGAGTGATGCCAAGGCGCAGCGGACGCAGCCGGTGCCCAAGCATCTCAAGGACGGGCATTATGCGGGGGCGAAGAAGCTGGGGCGGGGCGTGGGTTATCGGTACGCGCACGATGATGCGGAGGGGCATGTGGCTCAGGCGTATCTGGGGGTGGACAAGACCTATTACACGCCGACGAACCGGGGTTACGAGGAGCGGATCGGGCGTTTTCTGGCGTGGGTGGCTTCCCGGAGCGTCCCGGGGGTTGATGAGGGCGAGGTCTCGGAAAGCGGGGGTGGGGGTGCTACGCTATCCGGAGGTGGCGCAGGAAGCGTCACATCGCCGAATCAGGAAGAGGGTGACACGCCGTCGCCCGCCTGA
- a CDS encoding methyl-accepting chemotaxis protein, producing the protein MLSLFHSLKLSTRILAVSVTILVAVVAVNYVLVASKYQASAEKAMVEKAAAFTAVADSAKNHTSLLAEQGAFDREKLRAELEADIAAGKPYTESKAFNTIPVVAGWKAAEQAATKENIEFRVTAFEARNPKNEPQPGTFEHQLFADLEDSFATATDENIYRINEETNELHYLRAIKLTADCMTCHGDPATSNTGDGKDPLGFPMENWKVGDMHGAFHVVMPMAPVDTQVAGFITSGLLFTVPMTIGGALIIFLMLRFAFAKPIAALVERLADIAEGDGDLTKRVEDRRSDELGQLGKAFNKFVQKVHDLVASVQGASSEVAAASTEIAASSEQISRGLDDQQQQTAVIAASAEEMSSSVNEVANRAAESLGKAEEAGKMAAQGGEVVRQTIEDMQEIADAVKATAACVEDLGKRGEQIGAIIEVINDIADQTNLLALNAAIEAARAGEHGRGFAVVADEVRKLADRTTKATEEIAESIEAIQTGTGQAVERMQSGTQRVTQGVERAGQAGSSLESIVAGSREVYDLVQSIATSSREQSTASQSVTESVTSMSSVISESAEGSRQASEAVNMLSQKAEQLASLIGKFKLQAPDRRKDEGPVPKHISDQRIDVVASGRKLNQ; encoded by the coding sequence ATGCTCAGCCTCTTCCACTCGCTCAAGCTCAGCACCCGGATCCTCGCCGTCTCGGTCACCATTCTGGTGGCGGTCGTCGCGGTCAACTACGTCCTGGTCGCCAGCAAGTACCAGGCTTCCGCCGAGAAGGCGATGGTCGAGAAAGCCGCCGCCTTCACCGCCGTCGCCGACTCAGCCAAGAACCACACCTCACTCCTTGCCGAGCAGGGTGCCTTCGACCGCGAGAAGCTCCGCGCTGAACTAGAAGCCGATATCGCCGCCGGGAAGCCCTACACCGAATCCAAAGCCTTCAACACCATCCCCGTCGTCGCCGGATGGAAGGCCGCTGAGCAAGCCGCTACCAAAGAAAACATCGAGTTCCGCGTCACCGCCTTCGAGGCCCGTAACCCCAAGAACGAGCCTCAGCCAGGAACCTTCGAGCACCAGTTGTTTGCTGACCTCGAAGACTCTTTTGCTACCGCCACAGATGAGAACATCTATCGCATCAACGAAGAGACCAACGAACTCCACTACCTCCGCGCGATCAAACTCACCGCCGACTGCATGACCTGCCACGGCGACCCCGCCACCTCAAATACCGGTGACGGCAAAGACCCTCTCGGATTCCCCATGGAGAACTGGAAGGTCGGCGACATGCACGGCGCTTTCCATGTCGTCATGCCCATGGCACCCGTTGATACTCAGGTCGCCGGGTTCATCACTTCGGGACTCCTCTTCACCGTGCCCATGACCATCGGCGGAGCCCTCATCATCTTCCTCATGCTCCGGTTTGCATTCGCCAAGCCCATCGCGGCCTTGGTTGAAAGACTCGCTGACATTGCTGAAGGTGATGGCGACCTCACCAAGCGCGTCGAAGATCGACGCTCCGATGAACTGGGACAGCTTGGCAAGGCATTTAATAAGTTCGTCCAGAAGGTGCACGACCTCGTCGCATCCGTCCAGGGTGCCTCTTCCGAAGTTGCCGCCGCATCCACCGAGATCGCCGCCTCATCCGAACAAATCTCCCGCGGGCTCGACGACCAGCAGCAGCAGACCGCCGTGATCGCTGCCTCCGCCGAAGAAATGTCGTCGTCCGTCAACGAGGTCGCCAACCGTGCCGCAGAATCACTCGGCAAGGCCGAAGAAGCAGGCAAGATGGCCGCCCAAGGCGGTGAAGTGGTCCGCCAAACCATCGAAGACATGCAGGAGATCGCCGACGCCGTCAAAGCCACCGCCGCCTGCGTCGAGGACCTCGGCAAACGCGGCGAACAGATCGGTGCGATCATCGAGGTCATCAACGACATTGCCGACCAGACCAACCTCCTCGCACTGAACGCAGCCATCGAAGCAGCTCGCGCCGGTGAGCACGGCAGAGGCTTCGCTGTCGTCGCCGATGAGGTCCGCAAACTCGCCGACCGCACCACCAAAGCCACCGAAGAAATCGCCGAATCCATTGAAGCGATCCAGACCGGCACCGGACAGGCCGTCGAACGTATGCAGTCGGGAACACAGCGAGTCACCCAAGGCGTCGAACGCGCCGGACAAGCCGGAAGCAGCCTGGAGTCCATCGTCGCCGGATCGCGCGAGGTCTACGACCTGGTCCAGAGCATCGCTACCTCGTCACGCGAACAATCGACGGCGAGCCAGAGCGTTACTGAGAGCGTCACCTCGATGTCCTCCGTGATCTCTGAATCTGCCGAAGGCTCACGCCAAGCCTCAGAAGCCGTCAACATGCTCTCTCAAAAGGCCGAGCAGCTCGCCTCGCTCATCGGCAAGTTCAAACTCCAAGCTCCCGATCGCCGCAAAGACGAAGGACCGGTCCCAAAGCACATCAGCGATCAACGAATCGATGTCGTTGCTAGCGGCCGAAAGCTCAACCAGTAA
- the hemA gene encoding glutamyl-tRNA reductase, whose translation MARLLRRRQQLADSRRGGGTMSLGVIALDYRQAGVDRRESIARRIARTPDALAQLRSAANLDECVLISTCNRVEVYWSADHTVEPRHVAAWLEPEQSLGHWQPLAGRDTIAHLMRVAAGLESMVLGEPQILGQVRLSYTEANEAGSVGPHLHALFQKALAVGKSARQSTAIGEGRTSVASIAVTHVRGVFDKLSEKTILSVGAGHMCKAMLRSLENERPARILIANRSTQRATALAESLGTDATVCVWDNIAEALSQADIVLCGTGSSEPVLTAELCKTAMHHRKQQPQVIVDVAVPRDVEPEVGQLPNVFLVNVDQLQDLASRNLGKRADAVTACEQIIEAEADALIQMLARQEAGHVIRKLRQRIQAIADDELARTRQRIACLDGSADETEIIIQEHTRRLLNKILHLPVSRLGTSHRVNLLSQIQVLEDAFLLDEPLPNRPPTPEPVDTPADQR comes from the coding sequence ATGGCCCGCCTACTCCGACGCCGACAACAACTCGCCGACTCAAGACGCGGAGGCGGCACCATGAGCCTTGGCGTCATCGCCCTCGACTACCGCCAGGCCGGCGTTGATCGCCGCGAATCCATCGCGAGGCGCATCGCCCGCACCCCCGATGCGCTCGCACAACTCCGCTCCGCCGCCAACCTCGACGAATGCGTCCTCATCTCCACCTGCAACCGCGTCGAGGTCTACTGGTCCGCCGACCACACCGTCGAACCACGCCACGTCGCCGCCTGGCTCGAACCCGAACAATCCCTCGGACACTGGCAACCGCTCGCTGGCCGCGACACCATCGCCCACCTCATGCGCGTCGCCGCTGGCCTCGAATCCATGGTCCTCGGCGAACCCCAGATCCTCGGCCAGGTCCGCCTGTCCTACACCGAGGCCAACGAAGCCGGCAGCGTTGGCCCCCACCTCCACGCCCTCTTCCAGAAAGCCCTCGCCGTCGGCAAGAGCGCCCGCCAGTCCACCGCCATCGGTGAAGGCCGCACCTCGGTCGCCAGCATCGCCGTCACCCACGTCCGTGGCGTCTTCGACAAGCTCAGCGAGAAGACCATCCTCTCCGTCGGTGCCGGGCACATGTGCAAAGCCATGCTCCGCAGCCTGGAGAACGAGCGTCCGGCTCGCATTCTCATCGCCAATCGCTCCACCCAGCGTGCTACGGCACTCGCCGAGTCCCTCGGCACCGACGCCACCGTTTGCGTCTGGGACAACATCGCCGAAGCCCTGAGCCAGGCCGACATCGTCCTCTGCGGGACCGGCTCCTCAGAACCCGTGCTCACCGCTGAACTCTGCAAGACGGCGATGCACCATCGCAAGCAGCAACCCCAGGTGATCGTCGATGTCGCCGTCCCCCGTGATGTCGAACCTGAAGTCGGCCAGCTCCCCAACGTCTTCCTGGTCAATGTCGATCAGCTCCAGGACCTCGCTTCGCGCAACCTCGGCAAGCGCGCCGACGCCGTGACCGCCTGCGAACAGATCATCGAAGCCGAAGCCGATGCGCTCATCCAGATGCTCGCCCGCCAGGAAGCCGGACACGTCATCCGCAAACTCCGCCAACGAATCCAGGCCATCGCAGATGACGAACTCGCCCGCACACGCCAACGCATCGCCTGCCTGGATGGGAGCGCTGACGAAACCGAAATCATCATCCAGGAGCACACCCGCCGACTCCTCAACAAGATCCTCCACCTCCCAGTCTCACGGCTGGGCACCTCGCATCGCGTCAACCTCCTGAGCCAGATCCAGGTCCTCGAAGACGCCTTCCTGCTCGACGAACCCCTGCCAAACCGCCCGCCGACACCCGAGCCCGTGGACACCCCCGCCGACCAGCGGTAG
- the ccsA gene encoding cytochrome c biogenesis protein CcsA, with protein sequence MNPNAITPLILGVLTAAALTAWLMDTRNLISKSPQTPATTLLGWITTLATAALGITRWLSTDDWQPLHSHLDGLVFIATLLGIAILYLASRPRLGRVGVIGWPVMAFLLAWALCASAWTYRPFRLDSIEPVWRIVHLACVYLGTLFALLGAIAGVTYLLVYRSIKHHSLAARPGLPSLEWTESAVIRATTLGFAMLTVGLISGVVVVTAEPGRLGPDWWFSPKVLLAAITWLVFALAMNVRHMSLFRGKRAAWLAITGLILLLTVHGLVTAWPAYSDADNNSPTQDAEAAP encoded by the coding sequence ATGAACCCCAACGCCATCACACCCCTCATCCTTGGCGTACTCACCGCTGCCGCCCTGACGGCGTGGCTCATGGACACGCGCAACCTCATCAGCAAGTCACCTCAGACCCCCGCGACCACCCTCCTTGGCTGGATCACCACCCTCGCCACCGCCGCCCTTGGCATCACCCGATGGCTCTCCACCGACGACTGGCAACCCCTTCACAGCCATCTCGACGGCCTCGTTTTCATCGCCACGCTCCTGGGCATCGCCATCCTCTATCTCGCCAGCCGACCCCGACTCGGCCGCGTTGGCGTCATCGGCTGGCCCGTCATGGCCTTCCTCCTCGCCTGGGCGCTCTGCGCTTCAGCCTGGACCTACCGCCCCTTCCGACTCGATTCCATCGAACCGGTCTGGCGCATCGTCCACCTCGCCTGTGTCTACCTCGGCACCCTCTTCGCCCTGCTCGGCGCGATCGCAGGCGTCACCTACCTGCTGGTCTACCGCTCCATCAAACACCACAGCCTCGCCGCTCGACCCGGACTCCCCAGTCTCGAGTGGACCGAATCCGCCGTCATCCGCGCCACCACCCTTGGCTTTGCCATGCTCACCGTCGGCCTGATCTCGGGCGTCGTCGTCGTCACCGCAGAACCCGGCCGACTCGGTCCCGACTGGTGGTTCAGCCCCAAAGTCCTCCTCGCCGCCATCACCTGGCTGGTCTTCGCCCTGGCCATGAACGTCCGCCATATGAGCCTCTTTCGCGGCAAACGCGCCGCATGGCTCGCCATCACCGGGCTCATTCTCCTCCTCACCGTCCACGGCCTGGTCACCGCATGGCCCGCCTACTCCGACGCCGACAACAACTCGCCGACTCAAGACGCGGAGGCGGCACCATGA
- a CDS encoding NAD(P)-dependent oxidoreductase, whose translation MAGVVVQWEMSGLDCLVIGAGPTGRRRAALMTDLGAHVTVVAPDANPSDLPASVTVFNRLAAPADLHGRHLVILATDNPDTQHSLMQAAQALRIPVNRADDGDAGDLTFLATRSAGPLTLSVSTAGASASAAVTIAEEALAAVAPDWTALLEKAAAERDRIQQQIPPGPARQQILRQLVNEDSRAAARESDQALRDHWDQLISQAQTSATTQKPKP comes from the coding sequence ATGGCTGGCGTTGTCGTTCAATGGGAGATGTCCGGGCTTGACTGCCTGGTGATCGGGGCCGGACCCACCGGCCGCCGACGGGCTGCGCTCATGACCGACCTCGGTGCCCATGTCACCGTCGTCGCACCCGACGCCAACCCCTCCGATCTCCCCGCCTCCGTCACCGTCTTCAACCGCCTTGCCGCCCCCGCCGACCTCCACGGCCGCCACCTGGTCATCCTCGCCACGGACAACCCCGACACACAGCACAGCCTCATGCAGGCCGCACAAGCCTTGCGCATCCCGGTCAACCGAGCCGACGACGGCGACGCGGGCGACCTCACCTTCCTCGCCACCCGATCTGCCGGCCCCCTGACCCTGAGCGTCTCCACCGCAGGGGCGTCCGCTTCCGCCGCCGTGACCATCGCCGAGGAGGCCCTCGCCGCCGTCGCGCCCGACTGGACCGCCCTGCTCGAAAAAGCCGCCGCCGAACGCGATCGCATCCAGCAACAAATCCCTCCGGGCCCCGCTCGACAGCAAATCCTCCGCCAGCTTGTCAATGAAGATTCACGAGCCGCCGCACGAGAAAGCGATCAGGCCCTAAGAGACCACTGGGATCAGCTCATCAGTCAAGCCCAAACCTCCGCGACCACGCAGAAGCCCAAGCCATGA